Proteins encoded together in one Otariodibacter oris window:
- the aroC gene encoding chorismate synthase, with protein MAGNSIGKIFKVTTFGESHGIALGCIVDGIPPNLSLTEADIQPDLDRRKPGTSRYTTPRREDDEVQILSGVFEGKTTGTSIGLIIQNSDQRSKDYSDIMDKFRPGHADYTYQKKYGIRDYRGGGRSSARETAMRVAAGAIAKKYLKEKFSILVRGYLSQIGSVKINSDSVADIKKIDWEQVNSNPFFSPDPTAIEPFDNLIRDLKKEGNSVGAKLTVIAENVPVGLGEPVFDRLDADLAHALMSINAVKGVEIGDGFNVVEQKGSEHRDEITPEGFLSNHAGGILGGISSGQPIIAHIALKPTSSITIPGKSINLTNESVELVTKGRHDPCVGIRAVPIAEAMVAIVLLDHLLRFKAQCR; from the coding sequence ATGGCAGGGAATAGTATTGGAAAAATATTTAAAGTAACTACCTTTGGCGAATCGCATGGTATTGCATTGGGTTGCATTGTGGATGGTATTCCACCTAATTTATCGCTTACAGAAGCTGATATTCAGCCTGATTTAGATAGACGTAAACCAGGTACATCACGTTATACTACGCCAAGAAGAGAAGATGATGAGGTTCAAATTCTATCTGGTGTATTTGAAGGAAAAACAACAGGTACAAGTATAGGATTGATTATACAGAATAGTGATCAACGTTCTAAAGATTATAGCGATATTATGGATAAATTCCGTCCAGGACATGCGGATTATACCTATCAGAAAAAATATGGTATTCGAGATTATAGAGGAGGGGGGCGTTCCTCTGCTAGAGAAACTGCTATGCGAGTAGCGGCCGGAGCTATTGCCAAAAAATATTTGAAAGAAAAGTTTAGCATTTTAGTTAGGGGATATTTATCGCAAATTGGCTCGGTGAAGATCAATTCAGATAGTGTCGCAGATATTAAGAAAATTGATTGGGAACAGGTTAATAGTAATCCTTTTTTTAGTCCCGATCCTACCGCTATAGAACCTTTTGATAACTTAATTCGAGATCTGAAAAAAGAAGGAAATTCTGTCGGAGCAAAGCTAACAGTTATTGCAGAAAATGTACCTGTTGGTTTGGGAGAACCTGTATTTGATCGATTAGATGCTGATTTAGCCCATGCCTTAATGTCAATTAATGCGGTAAAAGGTGTAGAAATTGGTGATGGATTTAATGTGGTTGAGCAAAAGGGAAGTGAGCATCGTGATGAAATAACGCCAGAAGGCTTTTTGTCGAATCATGCAGGAGGAATCCTCGGAGGAATTAGCTCAGGTCAACCCATTATCGCCCATATTGCATTAAAACCAACATCAAGTATTACAATTCCAGGCAAAAGTATTAATTTAACTAATGAATCAGTCGAATTAGTGACAAAAGGTCGTCATGACCCTTGTGTAGGTATTAGGGCTGTACCTATCGCAGAAGCAATGGTCGCAATAGTGTTGTTAGATCATTTATTACGTTTTAAAGCTCAA